Within the Heterodontus francisci isolate sHetFra1 chromosome 28, sHetFra1.hap1, whole genome shotgun sequence genome, the region actcagtcatcctgcctgctgatgcaACAGCGAGTTCAGACTGGGGAGGGACCGTTGACCAGCACAGTGAGTGGTAAGAGAttgactcagtcatcctacctgctgatacaccagcgagttcacactggtgagagaccttcaaactgctcagagtgttggaagagattctctcagtcatcctacctgctgatacaccagcgagctcACACTGGGGCGAGACCGTTCAcccgctcagtgtgtgggaagagaactaatcagtcatcctacctgctgatacaacagcgagttcacactggggagagaccgttgacCAGCAGAGAGAGTGGTAAGAGAttgactcagtcatcctaactgttgatacaccagcgagttcacactggggagacacccttcacctgctcagagtgtgggaagagattcactctatcatcctccctgctgatacaccagtgagttcacactggggagagaccgtcaaAATGCTctgaaagtgggaagagattctctcagtcatcctacctgctgatacaagagTGAATTAACGCTGGGGTGAGACGGCTCACCTGTTGAGTGTGGGAAGGCAGTAACtctgtcatccaacctgctgatgcaccagcgagTTAACGCTggtgagagaccgttcacctgcgcagaatgtgggaagagattcactcagtcatccaacctgctgatacactggtgaattcatactggggagagaccgctcacctgctcagagtgtgggaaatgatTCACGCATTcaacctacctgctgatacaccagtgagttcacactggagagaggccattcacctgatcagagtgtgggaagagattcaccttgtcatcctacctgctgagacaccagtgtgTTGGCACTGGGGAGAGACGGCTCACCTTCGCTGAGCGTGTGaagagattcactcggtcatcctacctgctgatataccagtgcgttcacagtggggagagaccgttcaccttctcagagtgtgggaagagatttactctgtcatcctacctgtcgATACACttttgagttcacactggggagagaccgctcacctgcacagagagtgggaagagattcaATCAGTCATCCTACTTGCTGATACAACagcgacttcacactggggagaaaccgtgaaactgctctgagtgtgggaagagattctctcagtcatccgacctgctgatacaGCAGAGAGTGCACAATGGACGAGAGACCGTCAAActgctctgactgtgggaagagattctctcagtcatccgacctgctgatgcaccagttacttgacactggggagagaccgttcacctgctcacagtgtgggaagagattcactctgtcatcctacctgctgatacatcaGTGAGATCACACTGCGGGAGAACGTTCTCTTGCTCACTGTGTCGGAAGCGATTCACTCAGTCTTCCTACCTGATGATacatcagtgagttcacactggggagagaccgttcgccTGCGAAGTGcgtggaagagattcactcagtctcctgcc harbors:
- the LOC137345252 gene encoding oocyte zinc finger protein XlCOF20-like — its product is MQQRVQTGEGPLTSTVSGKRLTQSSYLLIHQRVHTGERPSNCSECWKRFSQSSYLLIHQRAHTGARPFTRSVCGKRTNQSSYLLIQQRVHTGERPLTSRESECGKRFTLSSYLLRHQCVGTGERRLTFAERVKRFTRSSYLLIYQCVHSGERPFTFSECGKRFTLSSYLSIHF